The genomic window ACAACAATCTCAATCCTctgaatatgaaaaaaaaagcatacttaggcaaaaaaaaatatattgtgtgCCCAGTAGCAAAACACCTGCACCAAGAACAGGGATTTGTGCCAATAGACTGAACAATGAAGGTCTCAATGTACATCGTTGTCAGTATAATCCTCATCTGCATTGATGCTGCATCCGGATTCTCACTCTGCCCCTGCGAAAAAAAGACATATCTTGTCTTTTCATGTctagttataaacactaaactAAAACCTGGGAAAATTGCAACCATAAAGCATAGAAGATTGAATCGAGAAGAAAAACCACCATGAATCTGAATAACGTGGGGGAAAAAAGGCCTGATCACCGATCATGCaaacatgaaaaaacaaaaacgaaaaaaaaagaaagggaataGATCAGATTGGCATGGCAGCACCAAAGACACTATTCCTCTCATGGGGGATGCAGACTTCAATCACGCAGACGAGTTCGGGGTTGTCGATGGTGTCACTTGTGAAGGAACGTAGACGGCGCcgaccctcctcctcctttgccCGCACCAACAACTTATGCAAATCCAATCCAAATGCTGCTACAACACCTCCTCAGCGTCCTCCACGGGCGGCGGACGAGGGCAGCAGGTGTGGGCGATGGTGGCGATCTGGAGGCCACCAGCGGACGAAGGCGGAACgacggccgccgacgaggacgaagGACGTTTGCTCCTCCGTATAGCTCACCAACGCGGAGCAGATTGGTGGCGGCGGAAGGGAAGCCGGTGGAGACCATGGGCGGAAGAAAGGCAGGCACCCGTCGTCGTGGAGCTTGCCTCCAGATCCAGGCAGCGTGGTGGCCTCTCCCTGGTGTTGCCTTTTCTCGAATCACCGCCGGCAACCTCCTCGTTCCAGATCTGAAAAAAGCGAaagaaattaacaaaaaaaatgagtgtattaaatcctatatatatatatgaggaaGTTTAgtagtaaaagaattactactgTATGGGAAAGGGGAAGAGGTCGGGGGTACAGGGGAGGGGTGGGGTGGGTAGGGGTGGGTTGTGCTGTATTATACTACACCCCATCTGTAGTATAGTAtgtttgtgtatatatatatatatatatatatatatatatatatatatatatatatatatatatatatatatatatatatatatatatatatatatatatatataaaaatatatatattcattaacatcaatagcCTAACATAAGAATACTAATAATActgatatatttattttattttttcaactAATATGTTTTCATATGGAACATACCGCTTATCCATTTTCATAAGAAAGAACTTAGCTGGCCAAGCCACAAACACGGCCGGAGAAAGGGACTTTAATAATTAGTCCCCTACTTAcattgtgaattttttttcatgcgagcCATGGTGATCAGTAAATTGGTGATCAACGGATCATCAAAGTTGTAAGATGAATATATAAGAGTTGCTCTGAACAATtgtaaataggtgtcaaaattaattgctattaattagacttctaatggcttgctagccacaaaattaatttctctcaacatgtatataaacatggaacaaatattaccatatgTCCCATACAAATATATTGCGcagttaatattctaattagtcatttaaaattccttaaaatactctcaagctgccacgtggtgctataataaattaaggcaaatattagaaattctaagaaaaaaatcaaagtatctattattagattttcacttaaatcggtaggtccaatattataaaccgttagattaaattgatcttaaaataaactaaatactacgaggTCCCACCTCGACATAGGTACGCACCTGCGTGCGTGGGTAGGtactcctcccctcccttttttcatttttctctttcttcttttttccccatgcatatgcttccctccctttattactatatcatgcgccttcatgagacgatttaatcaaaataattttgagTATCTTGCACTCGCATTTTTAATTTTGCGGCCATACTACACGGTATGTATATACGAACTGtatgataattaactagcaatagtttcttatttactcgagaaaaaaaacatgattcaaaagtcgtaagtacttaatccatcttctactcaaaagtttgtgaatggttttttaagataccttaaatagaacccttaaattattataaaataacattatcCAAACTTTAGTTTGCCCTGAATCTATGAGACAAAATTTCTGAACAAACAATAATATTACCTTTCAACAATATAAGTGCCCGCGCATACGCACGGGCCACCTTACTagttttacactaaatttttggtatctcatggtacctcctcaagaaccATAGAATTGCTCAAAGACTTCATGTCATGAGAAACTAAAGCATAACACCAGATATAATATATCATCCATATAATTAGAATTAAGCATATTAACCTGTGCTCTTCAGTGGTCCAAAACCTCCTAGTAGTATTTGTTGGTGCAGCACGGTGACGGCCGCCTCCCTGGTTGttcacctcgtcgtcgtcgcggttcatcaccaccggcgccaccgccaccggcgctGGCACCGGCGGAGCTGCCTGCTCCACCGTCTCCCCCATGGGTGCACCGCCACCAAACACCATggcaccaccgccggcgccgccgtagaAGTAGTTCatgccggcgtcggcgacgacgttgTTCATGGCATGATCATCAGCTTgttgcaccggcggcggcggcatgccgaGGAAGTTGTTGTGGTCGTTGAAGAAGTCGAACGTAgggtcgacgacggcgccggcgtcgaagtactgcggctgcgccgccgcgggctcctccgccATGAGCTCAATGTACAGCCCGATTAACTGATCCATGGTCCTCCATGGGAACCACGCCTGCAGCTCCCTCACAATGCGGTCGTGCCTCGTGTCGCCGTTGCCGGCGCCGGCAACGAGGGCGCTGGAGTCATAAGCGTTGGTCGCCTAGCGACGATCGACCTCGCCTcgtccatctccgccgccgtccactCCATGCCTCCGAATGCTACTGCGAAACAATGGAGGGCAATGTGTgcaagaggagaagaggatagGGATGTTGGTGTGAGGGAGAAGAAGGGGGTAGGGCAGTGTATTTATAGGCTGGATGTGTGGATGCCCCTACTTGTGGAGTGTGTATCTTCTAGATCATGATCATCATTGGTAAAATCATGTAAATATAAGTAACATTTACGTCGAGGGAAGAAATTCGGATCAATGGGACACATATTACCTgtaaaaagatatatatgtttgcGGTACGAGGTACATTAATGGTTTCCATACACATGGGTGGTACGTCCGTAGTACAACCCTTACGATTTGAAAATATTCCGTGTCAACGGTATGGTACGGTCCGTGCTATGGCCCTTACGGTTTGAAAACATTCTGCGTCAACGATAAGGTACGGACCGTACATGAGACTCACAATTCTGTCGTCTTGCGGTGCTTTCCGCTATACTTATTTTTCACTAGACACAAggaaaaatgtttcatccaTAAATatagaactatatatatatcttctccTCTCAAGTACCTTTACAAATCATAGTCctataaaataaatcaaactaTACAAAAATTAGTTCAATGTGATATTGTTACCGTAAGTTTATTTTCATAGAGAGTTGGAGAATTCATTGTCAAATTTCCAATTCGGTGCGGGTCTTCATAAATAAATGTAGGAGATTGAGATGAGCTTATGCAATCAAGCTAGACACGGTATGCAAAGCAACACATGTGTGTGACCcccaaataaaaaatttcacaCATATAAGACATAGTTTTTTCAAAATTAGTTTGACCTCATGACTGCCTGCTTTCTTCGCTCTTGTCACTGCAGACAACCCATTGCTGGTTTGCCATGGACGATGCGAGTATGTATGTACGATACGTACATACATCTTCtttagggggagagagagagagagaggtggtggGGGAGGGAAAGAGAGTTGACAATGCGTCAAATGTGTGCATCAGATATATCTCGATCGGCTGTGATATGGTGCTGACAATGTGTTATATCTCAGCTTTCAGCAATACAGAACAAACGGCAGCGGAAAACTCATTTGACCGATGTCCATTCAAGGGTTCTACTCTTCCATTTCTGAAACGTTTCACGCAAAATGTTAGGGAAAAATATGAGTATGATAGTGTAGATCGAGTTGTGCATTCAGTTCTAAAACCGATTGATCTCtgcatttgaaaaagaaaaaaaacatgtctaTGTGACTTTGAATATAAGATTTTCTTGACATTTGGAGTGAAAATATATCTTTTGTGAGATGATATCTGCAAACCTTTGCCAATGCAATCTTTTTAGtgatttctattataaattatatttttctcgGGAGGCGGAAATTGTGCAAGGGAACGGACACCTGGTCTCTtctaataatttttaaagtttgtttCTGGGCAAAACCAGTGGTTTTGCCGCTCTAGCACATAGGTTTCCAATCCTGGTGGGTTTTTCTATATATGTTCACAGTCCATAAATGAAGTTCTCACATACATGcataaatgaaaataattttttatttgtatgttTTTTATAGATAGTATATATGCTCATTATTAAATGTCTAATTAAAGGCAGATTCACATGACCGCTCAACAATGCGTCAAATGTGTGCATCAGATATATCTCGATCGGTTGTGATATTGTGCTGACAATATGTGTTATCGCAGCTTTCATCAATACAGAACAAACGGCAGCGGAAAACTCATTTGATCGATGCCCATTCAAGGGTTCGACTCTTCCATTTCTGAAATGTTTCACGCAAAATGTTAGGGAAAAATATGAGTATGATAGTGTAGATCGAGTTGTGCATTCAGTTCTAAAATCGATTGATCTCTGCAtttgaaacagaaaaaaaaatgtctatgtGACTTTGAATATAAGGTTTTCTTGACATTTGGAGTGAAAATATATCTTTTGTGAGATGATATATGCAAACCTTTGCCAATGCAATCTTTTTAGtgatttctattataaattataaattatctCGGGAGGCGGAAATTGTGCAAGGGGACGGACACCTAGTCTCTTCTaatagtttttaaattttgtttgtgGGCAAAACCAGTGGTTTTGCTGCTCTAGCACATAGGTTTCCAATCCTGGTGGGTTTTTTATTTATGTTCTGAGTCCATAAATGAAGTTCTCGCATACATGCATAAATGAAAATAACTTTTTATTGGTATGTTTTCTATAGATAGTACATATGCTCATTATTAAATGTCTAAAGGTGGATTCACCTGACCGCTCAACAAATACCAGCGGTATCTATAGGCCCACATGCCCCCATAAATGAAGttcatacatgcatacataaaTTAAAGATTTCTTCCTTGATATGATTTCTGTGGTATATAccaattattaaatatttaaatataccATGCATACCCAAGCCCGTGGACAACAAGAGATAGAATATTGGTCTCATGCATGATGATCCATACATGGTCTTATCTATCTCTAATGTCAACCACATTGGACCGCTGATCTTTTGGTCAGCGTATGTCAATGCAAGACTTTTACATATCTGAAACAGAAGCTTGAACcgacacataattaattatcaaaTATAACTGTATTAACCCTTAAAAAATCCTGTTATTACTGTGTTTCTCTGTCATAGTCACACTGATAACGATTAATCCtccaaaaaaatatgatttaaaattaagtttatgaCTGTAGTTAATATGCAACAAATGAAGCATATGTATGCCTTTATCAAGGTATTCTTTGGGATGGGATTCATGCACTTATTTTCTAAGTAAAAGATGCACACACCCATTTTGTATTGATGTATTGTGATCGGCGGTGCAGCCCacatatatgattataattTCTTTAGTGCCTTTTCGCAAGGAGCCAATGTTTTTCTAGCTTCTTTATGCCACATTATTGTCATGTTCCAAGGAAAGTTTTAACTCAATAGGATGCAAGTATGCAcaatattattttcaaattattaaTCGGCGATAGTTGGCACATAAGGTAGGGGCCATTTGTGTGTCTAGGTTTTCTATGAAGAGATGACAAGGTATGAATTTTCCGATAAAGGCTTCTACAATCAATTTGGCTTGGGAgattgttgatgcgaaaaataCACACTGgtctaggagatctgcttagctccagtgtaggtccaaaggttggtgagatgcgggcgtgccagacagtttgaccctgcaaatgacaagatatacaaatagtagatcaatgagccgattagctgacaagccgatagattaattccagccgatgctgataccagccgatagcgatagggttttgagctatcggctataatTCTGATGTAGATTCTGACGCTTGatgtaaataacaatataaaggcaatcggctaatgataatgcaagaaagcaacaatccaatccaatagaaaccaatcggctaataataatatgataggaTAAGTACTGATCCAATGGTTAAAgaatacatcggctggaggtccgatgtcataaaatccacaaattAGATTAAACGGTGAAATCTTTGttatcatcggctaaatccaacttatatgcaatccttgtaagccgatgcaacgtccagttacctcatcggctgaaaccccgatgaaacccttattggcagtcaaaaagcaggctagggattatggttctaaacacgacttagtagatcaaacttaactgatgcagcactaagtatgaaaagaaacacaatatctagacaatcaagccgttgattgatttttagggtggtagatgccttagctaatctaatctagtaaaacaatttaaccgataccggcagaaaccctaaagtgAGAGACAACCGATACTGCTAAATTGAGATattaagactagattaactaagacatatgatatataggcaggcaaatatatcatccaaaccggagcaatccaagaggtcaaatgtactgatgcagccttgaataACGTCGACGTAAACGAGACAATTGCCtgggggggtgggggagggaaaGAGAGTTGACAATGCGTCAAATGTGTGCATCAGATATATCTCGATCGGTTGTGATATGGTGCTGACAATGTGTTATATCTCAGCTTTCAGCAATACAGAACAAACGGGCAGTGGAAAACTCATTTGATCGATGTCCATTCAAGGGTTCTACTCTTCCATTTCTGAAATGTTTCATGCAAAATGTTAGGGAAAAATATGAGTATGATAGTGTAGATTGAGTTGTGCATTCAGTTCTAAAACCGATTGATCTAtgcatttgaaaaagaaaaaaaaagtctatgtGTGACTTTGAATATACTGTTTTCTTGACATTTGGAGTGAAAATATATCTTTTGTGAGATGATATATGCAAACCTTTGCCAATGCAATCTTTTTAGTGATTTCTATTATACATTATATTTTTCTCGGGAGGCGGAAATTGTGCAATGGGACGGACACTTGGTCTCttctaataatttttaaaatttgtttctgGGCAAAACCACTGGTTTTGCCGCTCTATAGCACATAGGTTTCCAATCCGGTGGGTTTTTCTATTTATGTTCTGAGTCCATAAATGAAGTTCTCGCATACATGcataaatgaaaataattttttattggtATGTTTTCTATAGATAGTATATATGCTCATTATTAAATGTCTAAAGGCAGATTCACCTGACCGCTCAACATCTACCAGTGGTATATCTAGGCCCACGGGTTTCATCCATTCTAGGCAGGTATGGCTATATGCCCCCATAAATGAAGTTTGTACATGCATACATAAATTAAAGATTTCTTCCTCGATATGTTTTCTGTGGTATATAccaattattaaatatttaaatataccATGCATACCCAAGCCCGTGGACAATAAGAGATAGAATATTGGTCTCGTGCATGATGATCCATACATGGTCTCATCTATCTCTAATGTCAACCACACTGGACCGCTGATCTTTTGGTCAGCATATGTCAATGCAAGATTTTTACATATCTGAAACAGAAACTTGAAccaacacataattaattatcaaaTAGAACTATATTaacccttaaaaaaaaatcctgttaTTGTACTGTGTTTCTCTGTCATAGTCACACTGATAACGATTAATCTTCCCAAAAAAGTATGATGTAAAAGTTAAGTTTATGACTGTAGTTAATATGCAACAAATGAAGCATATGTATGTCTTTATCAAGGTATTTTTTGGGATGGGATTCATGCACTTATTTTCTAAGAAAAAGATGCACATACCCATTTTGTATTGATGTATTGTGATCGGCGGTGCAGCCCACACATATGATTATAATTTCTTTAGTGCCTTTTCGTAAGGGGACAATTTTTTTCCCGCTTCTTTGTGTTCCAAGGAAAGTTTTAACTCAACAGGATGCAAGTACGCACAATATTATTATCAAATTATTAATTGATGATAGTTGGGCCATTTGTGTTTCTAGGTTTTCTATGAAGAGATGACAAGGTATGAATTTTTCGATAAAAGCTTCTACAATCAATTTGGCTTGGGAGATCCAAATCCAATCCAACCAGGTCCTAGTATCATAAGCTTTCATGTCAAGTTGTTGGTCACCGTAATCCGGTCCAACCTGGGCCTATCCGATCTTCTTCAACATGCCAGATCTATCTGAAGATGTTGAGCACCAGATGGTATGCTACACAGAAATCAACCTCGATGACCCGCTTTTGGTTTTGATCCGTCGAAACCATTTTGgagactatatatatatctgaacACTCAACTACCGATTGAGATATGGGGATTATTGATATCGACATGCACGGCAATCCCGTCGACATGAACAACAATACCAATGGCAACATGCGTGGAGCTTAGGTGATTGACGCATATGCCACCAAGGCTTCCAAGGAGGGCAAAGCCGCCTGAGCCGAAGTAGCCAGGGCTAAACATGCCAAGGTTGTTGTTGCCGGTGCCTATGCAACCAATGCAATCGACTTTGGGGACTAGCAAAAGACAATTTATGGGATAGGCCTGGGATGGTGGAAACAATGTTCAAACCCGCCTCTAAAGATCATATCATAGTGCAAGCCAATGACCGCTTTGTTGATATTCCCGAGAAGCAACTACAGAGCATCCTAGTGCTTTAAGATCACCCTCTATTCAACTTCAGCACGAAATTTATAATGCACAAAGCCAACTTGGTGCAGCCCACATAACATAATACACACATACTCAAGAGATCTGAGGTCTCACAATGGCTGGGGCTGATAATGGCAAGAGGGCACACTCGAGGAGGCACCCTAGCGACACCCTTGTCAGCGAATCCCCAACAAGCTACAAAGAATGGCTACACGATAACTACCTCTTTGGGCGAGTTGAGGAACTTGCAATTCGCGAGGAAGAGGAAAGACAAAATTGTGAAATTGTTCAAGTGAAAGTTGGCAAGATAATGATTGGTAGGATCATTGGTGAAGATGATCACCAGACTCACGCCggagagagaatctattctatgcCACTGAATTTACTGTACTTCAATGATTTACCATTGACTTTGTCTTTCTCtataattaatatgtcattgactttgtcatttttttcctaCTATATACCACCGGGATGGATACTTTTCTAAAATACCTAAAATACCCTCCaagccatacaacaattgacaAATGATTGACTCACTAGAAGTTTCgaaaaaatatgaaagtttTTGTATAGCCTTCTTACACAATATAGAAGTTTATGCGtgtattttaagattttcttcaaattttttgaaaaactatttttatggCATATGAAAGAGGAATCACATACACAAAAATAGCcagattagaaaaataattgtgtagcatatgaaagatgatttacaTAAGATAACATCAAAGCATGAGTATTATATTAGCATATTgacataaattatattttaaaaaaaatcgtacatacaaattgaaaatattaaaatatgtgCACACTTCATAGTATTATGTAAGGAGGCTATGtaaaaattttcataatttttcaaTACTTGTAGTAGGTCAATCAATTGTCATGTATTAAAGagcattttagttattttttttgaaaagtatcAACCCCAATGGTTTAATGTAGAAAAAATTGACAAAGTCATGGCATATTATGGAGGAAGACAAAGTCGATGGAAAATCGTTGAACTGGAGTAAACAcagttgtatatatataatagattctcTGTCATGCACTCTGAGTGCAATAGGGATGACCTGGAGAGACCATACTACACAATTTGTTATAAAACCGACACCGATAACACATCAATAACCAAACGCCGAAGACCATAGAAGATCCAAACTTGATGATGACACCAAGACATGACATTGTTAACGAGGCTGGTTCAGCCGAGTCTTACATCTAGCCTCTGTGTCATCATCAGTTTGGATCTTCTATGGTGTTCTTCGGTGTCCAGTTTCCTGTGTCGATTTCAGCCTTTGGGGCCTGTTTTCCACAAGACTGGCTCGCAATTCCTTGTGAGTTGCAGAGTTTTCCAAGAGATAAAAAGAAAGGAACTTGCCATTTTGCCAAGACGAGAGCAGTGGAAGGCAAGGGCAAGGCGTCCGGAAAATACAAAGGCGTCAAAACCCGTTGATCGACTTCTAAGATACCAACCACACGACGGTCCATATATATATCAAGGGATAAACTTCATATATACATTTTCAAGACCGAGCGAGAAGTTTGTCAACCGATTGAGCACTCTCCAGGAGACTCCAATGGTCCCAAACATGGCAACAAATTAAAATGATCACAAATATTGTCTTAGCTTCAACAACACACATATAGATTTGCTgccatatttttatttattaatatagTCTGGATCACCATATATATGCGCTATCTTTATGAATAGCTAATTAGATGTTCATAACATGTGTGTTCCATTGTTCAGCAGGAACATCGATCAGCTTCCGGCCACACAAACTTATCACTTATCAgctgctccctcctcctttgGAGTTGCAGCTTCAGCCATCTTCATCTGCTGATCATCCCAGGCCTTCTGCGACTGCGCCTGCATCTCCATCATCCACCGCTCTATCTCAGGGTTGTACAGCAGCGGAACCCAGAACGGTGTGTCGACGTTGTtgttcacggcggcggcggcggcgttgttgTTGGAGGGGGTCGCCGGAGCAATGTGCCCGGCACCGGGGCCGTgcccgacggcgccgacgacggcgtgcagctggccgccgcccaagttgttgttgttgttgttattgatTTCATGGtgaccgtcgtcgtcgtcgccgccgtcggcttcCATGGCCGCGGCGATCTCCATCATGTGGAAGTAGTTGTCGGCGTACATGGAGATCTGCTCCGGCGTCTTGCGTCTGACGAAGCACCTCGAGATGTTTCTCCAGTCGCCACGCCCGTACACACGCATCCCAGTCAGAAACAGCCTGCGGGAAAAaaagatttgattaaattaattaagttcttCTCTTGAGCTGTTTAATTAGCTAGCTTGCTAACCTTGCAATTGTTTCCAAATTAAGGTTACTAAAGAAATCTGTTCACTTCCTAGAAATGAAATTGGTGTGGTATAGAAActgatatgattaattaatgagCTGTCATTATGACTGAAGAAGTGCATGTATGTTTTATTTCCTAGAAATGAACGAAATTAAATGTGGACTTTGTGagtaaatactactccctccattccataatataaggcacaaccatttttcttatatgttccataatataagacatacatgcaagcatgcaattaagagcaggtacaatagcgggctataagccagctgcaaatatattttaaggagataaatgaggagagagaagggcagcgggctacagatttgtagccagctgtagcatggactccaagacaccatgcgtgtatgacaggtgggaccaggtattaatagtgtagtatgtaactattgtatgaatgagctattagattggctatagataaattggagctagtagttggctatactattgaccttgctctaacTATGACAtattctccattaaattattactttttgaaatcatccactctcatgttatctaatcctattagatgcatgcattagtatttattaggatgatccaaactacaagatgataataattatttcttggtctttgaattaagggtggttgtgccttatattttggaatggagggagttcTCCACTACTCCTTTGCTACTGCCTACTACTACGTCCAAATTAGACATGAtgttttcttattaaaaaaacaaagaactTTTAATTCTAAGGTCAACTTTAAATATGTAAGCAATCGAGATATCCCATCGGCTATGTATACTATATTTTGTCATCTTAATAGTGCCAAACTATGAACATAAACAATGAATTTTCATTTATCTAGACAGAGTTCCAAATTACTACTACATATATACTGTAGCAAAACGGGTTAAAAGAATAATATATTTTGACTATATACGGATCACTACTTCATTATATATAAACAACAAAAACTAAAAGGTTATTACTATCAATTTATCATACATCACttacactatattttttttattaaagaacTAGTACATCActacacaaaataaaaagaaaacagtaCAACACACGCTTTAATTTTGGACGTGCTTAACCAGtaaataatttacatatatatatatccaaaagaCTGGAATTTTAATTAAACATGCACAGAAACTAAAAGTTAATTAAATTTTCATCTCCAAAAGAATGGAATTTTGATTAACTAAACatgcaaagaaacaaaaaaaaatcatgtcataAATCAAAGTAGAAGACGTATATACAGATGAAGAATCAACCTGTGCTCATAATCAGTCCAAAGCACATCGTCATCAGCATCGTCCTGGTTCACCACCTCACCGTCCCCGCcgttcaccgccacc from Oryza glaberrima chromosome 6, OglaRS2, whole genome shotgun sequence includes these protein-coding regions:
- the LOC127775832 gene encoding transcription factor SRM1-like gives rise to the protein MVQVIDLYVNLTVETAAQPHDAGSTGDAAAVVHPTFAGGMPVVNNNDGMVFGGAPMEEGAVAVNGGDGEVVNQDDADDDVLWTDYEHRLFLTGMRVYGRGDWRNISRCFVRRKTPEQISMYADNYFHMMEIAAAMEADGGDDDDGHHEINNNNNNNLGGGQLHAVVGAVGHGPGAGHIAPATPSNNNAAAAAVNNNVDTPFWVPLLYNPEIERWMMEMQAQSQKAWDDQQMKMAEAATPKEEGAADK